In Hydra vulgaris chromosome 06, alternate assembly HydraT2T_AEP, a genomic segment contains:
- the LOC136071645 gene encoding ADP-ribosylhydrolase ARH1-like isoform X2 yields the protein MMDELEEKYIASMVLAGVGDAIGYKCGEWEFCFDGLKIHNELSILGGIENLNVKKPDFIVSDDTVLLLSTAEALIEKSNNGIEMLYKEFAFRYKHDFANDMKNRAGGYTTSLACSNLEPNISKGWYVPFNKSGGGCGAAMRSMCIGLRYPNIYDVKCLEKLITISVESGRMTHNHPTGFLGSFAAALFGALSVVKYPLNKWGCLLIELLPKVFHYVELQGRDVNENKNSWSYFEHSWKSYLEKRNILNCENMPSFPENFGVKERDIFYKSLSFSGWGGSSGHDAPMIAYDALLAGNGNWTKLCHHGMLHGGDNDSTGVIAGFCHGALFGFSSVPICNYNDVEYKDRLEYAGKKLYELAKNDGYLKFNNDKEIPISKLFKNNTLESKNL from the coding sequence ATGATGGATGAATTAGAAGAGAAATATATAGCATCAATGGTCCTAGCTGGTGTAGGGGATGCAATAGGGTATAAATGTGGTGAATGGGAGTTTTGTTTTGATGGTCTTAAAATTCATAATGAACTTTCTATTCTTGGTGGTATTGAGAATCTTAATGTTAAAAAGCCAGACTTTATTGTGAGCGATGATACAGTACTTTTGCTTTCAACTGCTGAAGCtcttattgaaaaaagtaataatggTATTGAAATGCTTTATAAAGAATTTGCATTTCGATATAAACATGATTTTGCTAATGATATGAAAAATCGAGCTGGTGGATATACAACTAGTTTAGCTTGTTCAAACTTGGAACCAAATATTTCAAAAGGATGGTATGTTCCTTTTAACAAAAGTGGTGGTGGATGTGGAGCAGCTATGCGTTCAATGTGTATTGGGTTGCGATACCCAAATATTTATGAtgtaaaatgtttagaaaagtTAATAACAATAAGTGTAGAAAGTGGGAGAATGACTCATAATCATCCAACTGGATTCTTAGGGTCATTTGCAGCAGCTTTGTTTGGTGCGTTATCAGTAGTGAAATATCCTTTAAATAAATGGGGTTGTTTGTTAATAGAACTTTTGCCTAAAGTTTTTCATTATGTTGAATTACAAGGAAGAGACGTTAATGAAAACAAGAACTCTTGGAGCTATTTTGAACATAGTTGGAaaagttatttagaaaaaagaaatattttaaactgtGAAAATATGCCTTCCTTTCCTGAAAATTTTGGTGTCAAAGAAAGAGATATTTTTTACAAGTCACTCAGTTTTTCTGGTTGGGGCGGTTCAAGTGGACATGATGCACCAATGATTGCATATGATGCTTTATTAGCTGGAAATGGCAATTGGACCAAACTTTGCCATCATGGCATGCTTCATGGTGGTGATAATGATTCAACTGGTGTGATTGCAGGGTTTTGTCATGGTGCTTTATTTGGATTTTCTAGCGTTCCAATATGTAACTATAATGATGTTGAATACAAAGATAGACTTGAGTATGCTGGTAAAAAATTGTATGAGCTGGCTAAAAATGATGgctatttaaagtttaataatgataaagagATTCCCATTAGCAAGTTGTTCAAAAATAACACCTTGGAATCTAAAAAtctataa